The sequence TCGGCCAGCCCCACGTGGCCGGTCCAGACCGCCAGGGTGCGGTAGCCGCGCAGCCACTCCGCGCCCGGCATCGGCGGCTGGTGGCCCCAGCCGGCGAAGGTGTTGCAGAACTCCAGCGCCGGATGCCCGCCGACGCTCCACGGCAGGGACTCGCCGCGGACCCGCACCTCGTACACCGGTCGGCCGGTCCGCTCCAGGCGGTGGTCGGCGCGCAGGATCCGCCGGTGCACCTCCCGCAGCCGGTCGCCCGGCTCGATCCCCAGGTCGTCCACCAGGGTGCGGCGGGTGCGCCGGTACAGCCGCAGCGCGTCGGCCTGCCGGTCGCCCCGGTACAGCGCGGTCATCAGGGTGGCGACCAGGTGCTCCCGGGTCGGGTGCCGGCCGACCACCGGGGTCAGCTCGGTCACCACGCGGGCGTGCTGCCCCAGCGCGAGCCGCGCCTCGGCGCGCAGCTCGACGCCGGTGAGCCGGCGCTCCTCCAGCGGCCCGTCCAGCCGTTCCCTCAGCATGTCGTCGGCCGTGCCGGCGAGCAGCCGGCCCCGCCGCAGCGCCAGCGCCCGGTCCAGCAGCCGGACCCGGTCGGCCGGGTCGGTGGTGGTGGCCGCCCGGTCCACCAGTTGGACGAACTCCACCGCGTCGACCCGGTGCCCGTCGGGCTCCACCAGGTAGCCGTCGCCCCGGGTGGTGATCCGGACCTGGTACGGGGCCAGCGACGCCCGCAACCGTCCGATGTAGGTATGCACGGCACCCCGGGCCGAGGCCGGCGGGTCGCCGTT comes from Micromonospora purpureochromogenes and encodes:
- a CDS encoding BTAD domain-containing putative transcriptional regulator — translated: MEFLLLGAFEARRDGEPVELGCRRQERCVLAVLLLDVGHLVSTDRLIDLVWNGDPPASARGAVHTYIGRLRASLAPYQVRITTRGDGYLVEPDGHRVDAVEFVQLVDRAATTTDPADRVRLLDRALALRRGRLLAGTADDMLRERLDGPLEERRLTGVELRAEARLALGQHARVVTELTPVVGRHPTREHLVATLMTALYRGDRQADALRLYRRTRRTLVDDLGIEPGDRLREVHRRILRADHRLERTGRPVYEVRVRGESLPWSVGGHPALEFCNTFAGWGHQPPMPGAEWLRGYRTLAVWTGHVGLADEVTVGRLLDLARRNPVGANAALDEARALRARLYACLTDPEDQRTFDAVARYAEEAAKTLVFRRDADGRGRWWPDLSAGLRLPVHAVAWSAAELLADPRRLTVRVCPDERCGWLFLDESGLRRWCSLATCGRSATDAPCQGAPAPSGRLAGWTQTR